From Streptomyces sp. GSL17-111, one genomic window encodes:
- a CDS encoding NAD(P)/FAD-dependent oxidoreductase — translation MTSKQRVVVIGGGMAGARLVQQLGRAADAPGRSRHAVTVIGEERHPPYNRVLLAEVLAGQYTPDVIALPAPGPDVRRLTGVRAVRVDRAERRVVCDDGGVVAYDALVLATGSNPVLPPVRGLFDDGGPGVADAGLPDGVHPFRTLDDCAALAGAAGPGSRAVVIGGGLLGVSAARALAARGAQTVLAHQGEHLMERHLDATASDLLRTHLTGLGVEVHTECRVRGLGTGRDARTGRRTVRSVTLADGYALDTDLVVLACGVRPRTGLAQAAGLTVARGVVVDDGLRTDDPHIFAIGDCAEHRGTVYGLAGPAQEQADALAAVLLGRDPAPRTAYSPTAPPVPARAGGPYTGTRALTRLTLAGPGPLDLAAFGETVPRPDDDVVHLADATRGAYRKVVVRGDRLVGGILLGDLGTVGALARTWEGDEPLPSAPLLHLLTNDGGL, via the coding sequence ATGACCTCGAAACAGCGTGTGGTGGTGATCGGCGGCGGCATGGCCGGAGCCCGGCTCGTGCAGCAGCTCGGCCGCGCCGCCGACGCGCCCGGGCGCTCCCGGCACGCCGTCACCGTGATCGGCGAGGAGCGGCACCCGCCGTACAACCGGGTGCTGCTCGCCGAGGTGCTGGCCGGGCAGTACACGCCCGACGTCATCGCCCTCCCGGCCCCGGGCCCCGACGTGCGGCGGCTGACGGGCGTCCGGGCGGTGCGCGTCGACCGGGCCGAGCGGCGGGTCGTCTGCGACGACGGCGGCGTCGTCGCGTACGACGCGCTCGTCCTGGCCACCGGCTCGAACCCGGTGCTGCCGCCGGTGCGCGGCCTGTTCGACGACGGCGGCCCCGGCGTCGCCGACGCGGGCCTGCCCGACGGCGTCCACCCCTTCCGCACCCTCGACGACTGCGCCGCGCTCGCCGGAGCGGCCGGGCCCGGCAGCCGGGCCGTGGTCATCGGCGGCGGGCTGCTCGGCGTCTCGGCGGCGCGCGCGCTGGCCGCCCGGGGAGCCCAGACGGTCCTCGCCCACCAGGGTGAGCACCTGATGGAACGCCATCTGGACGCCACCGCCTCCGACCTGCTGCGCACCCACCTGACGGGCCTCGGCGTCGAGGTGCACACCGAGTGCCGCGTACGCGGCCTCGGCACGGGGCGCGACGCCCGCACCGGCCGCCGCACGGTGCGCTCGGTGACGCTGGCCGACGGCTACGCGCTGGACACCGACCTCGTCGTGCTGGCCTGCGGGGTGCGGCCGCGCACCGGGCTGGCGCAGGCCGCCGGACTCACCGTCGCCCGGGGCGTCGTCGTCGACGACGGGCTGCGCACCGACGACCCGCACATCTTCGCCATCGGGGACTGCGCCGAGCACCGCGGCACCGTCTACGGCCTGGCCGGTCCCGCGCAGGAGCAGGCCGACGCCCTGGCCGCCGTGCTGCTGGGGCGGGACCCCGCGCCCCGCACCGCGTACTCCCCCACGGCCCCGCCCGTCCCCGCGCGGGCCGGCGGCCCCTACACCGGCACCCGTGCCCTGACCCGACTGACCCTCGCCGGCCCCGGACCCCTGGACCTGGCGGCCTTCGGGGAGACCGTGCCGCGACCCGACGACGACGTCGTGCACCTGGCCGACGCCACCCGGGGGGCGTACCGCAAGGTCGTCGTCCGGGGCGACCGGCTCGTCGGCGGCATCCTGCTGGGCGACCTCGGCACCGTCGGCGCGCTCGCCCGCACCTGGGAAGGGGACGAGCCCCTGCCCTCCGCACCGCTGCTCCACCTGCTCACGAACGATGGAGGCCTGTGA
- a CDS encoding cytochrome P450 family protein, with protein sequence MTEAHNPPHRLDPAGGCPHAANARFLAEGAVARVVLPDDVEGAIVLGHQELKEFLSHPDVAKNARHFTALENGEIPEGWPLRTFATVQSMTTADGADHRRLRSLVSRAFTSRRVEALRPRVEELAARLLDDLERAAAQSEDGTADLRRNFAMPLPMGVICELLGVDAEQGEQLHALSNRVVSTSLKPADVVAANQELLQVLAQVAAARAADPGDDLTSALIAAREEDGDRLSEPELIGTLMLMVIAGHETTLNLITNAVRALSGHPEQLDAVRSGKADWADVVEETMRWDSPVSYFPFRYPTRDLTLDGTVIPAGTPVLAGYSGAGRDPRTHGADADVFDVTRTQVRHLSFGHGAHFCIGAPLARMEASLALEALFTRFPQLTVAVDETEIPRRGSFVGNSVPVLPVRLTAAP encoded by the coding sequence ATGACCGAGGCCCACAACCCGCCGCACCGCCTCGACCCGGCGGGCGGCTGCCCGCACGCCGCGAACGCCCGCTTCCTCGCCGAGGGTGCCGTCGCCCGGGTCGTGCTCCCGGACGACGTGGAGGGGGCGATCGTGCTCGGGCACCAGGAGCTCAAGGAGTTCCTGTCGCACCCCGACGTCGCGAAGAACGCCCGCCACTTCACGGCGCTGGAGAACGGCGAGATCCCCGAAGGCTGGCCGCTGCGGACGTTCGCCACCGTGCAGAGCATGACCACGGCCGACGGCGCCGACCACCGTCGGCTGCGCTCCCTGGTGAGCCGGGCGTTCACCTCCCGCCGCGTCGAGGCGCTGCGTCCCCGGGTGGAGGAACTGGCCGCCCGCCTGCTGGACGACCTGGAGCGGGCCGCCGCGCAGAGCGAGGACGGCACGGCCGACCTGCGCCGGAACTTCGCCATGCCGCTGCCCATGGGCGTCATCTGCGAGCTGCTGGGCGTGGACGCGGAGCAGGGCGAGCAGTTGCACGCCCTGTCCAACCGCGTCGTCTCCACCAGCCTCAAGCCCGCCGACGTGGTGGCCGCCAACCAGGAGCTGCTCCAGGTCCTCGCGCAGGTCGCGGCGGCCCGGGCGGCCGACCCGGGCGACGACCTCACCAGCGCCCTGATCGCCGCCCGCGAGGAGGACGGCGACCGGCTGAGCGAGCCGGAGCTGATCGGCACCCTGATGCTCATGGTCATCGCGGGCCACGAGACGACGCTGAACCTCATCACCAACGCCGTCCGGGCACTGTCCGGCCACCCGGAGCAGCTGGACGCCGTGCGGTCCGGGAAGGCCGACTGGGCCGACGTCGTCGAGGAGACGATGCGCTGGGACAGCCCCGTCAGCTACTTCCCCTTCCGCTACCCCACCCGGGACCTGACGCTGGACGGCACGGTCATCCCGGCGGGCACGCCCGTGCTCGCCGGATACTCCGGGGCCGGGCGGGACCCCCGGACGCACGGCGCGGACGCCGACGTGTTCGACGTCACCCGCACTCAGGTCCGCCACCTGTCCTTCGGGCACGGCGCCCACTTCTGCATCGGGGCGCCGCTGGCCCGCATGGAGGCGTCCCTCGCGCTGGAGGCCCTGTTCACGCGGTTCCCGCAGCTCACCGTGGCCGTGGACGAGACGGAGATCCCCCGGCGCGGCAGCTTCGTCGGCAACAGCGTGCCCGTCCTGCCGGTGCGGCTCACAGCCGCACCGTGA